Proteins encoded by one window of Yamadazyma tenuis chromosome 2, complete sequence:
- the STP22 gene encoding Suppressor protein stp22 of temperature-sensitive alpha-factor receptor and arginine permease (COG:U; EggNog:ENOG503NVDU) — MADDQKLKQLPQQLINWLQSVLQPQYQNKQTTYTHIIQFLQLYFETGFRIRTRVYTAEKTGSSNLLINLFGKINGYIPIEIWIPLSYPFNATSAPDEASGGIPIVYAVPNNADGVFLKPGNFIDSQGKFYHPFLSQWFNQCKQEDVNILRTYNLVNLVRLLNDAFLIEPPIYRSNSPDAPQLPPKPPSTKILVSSSSQTNGRNNPELIRSPHFPSSIRSDTTGIMKNDTGNVSNIPMRYQAPLPIPPQQLSDRVPKEETLDTNISSRIQPKFVYPTSPSPPSYLSRSDQGQNQGPNQSVPSQYPFSDRSTQFRLQTQNHSQSITELLETDLMDRDDRSQKVPDSKSHSLTRLSDKINRCLCELPPYSQDRVNKMNGQASKVSKLGEQLSYQNQQALANKNNLESHLSYLLHQLTSIKNLNNRLQQAIDDNIKDHSNVHFGFDQKMSLDEVVISDSVLTNQLYEISSEIKANNDCMSLIGGSFDNENELIDDASFDTCVKTVRGIGRDIFWLKLIKHDITNKMSI, encoded by the coding sequence ATGGCTGATGATCAAAAGCTCAAACAATTGCCCCAGCAATTGATTAATTGGCTTCAAAGTGTATTACAACCTCAATACCAAAACAAGCAAACCACTTATACCCACATTATCCAGTTCTTACAGTTATACTTCGAAACAGGATTTAGAATTAGGACAAGGGTTTATACGGCAGAGAAAACCGGTAGTTCCAATTTATTGATTAACTTATTTGGAAAGATAAATGGATATATTCCTATAGAAATATGGATCCCTTTGTCTTACCCTTTCAATGCCACATCCGCTCCAGACGAAGCATCAGGCGGTATTCCTATAGTATATGCTGTGCCAAACAATGCTGATGGTGTATTTTTGAAACCAGGGAATTTTATAGATAGCCAAGGAAAATTCTATCACCCTTTTTTGAGCCAATGGTTTAATCAATGCAAGCAAGAGGATGTCAACATTCTTCGGACTTACAATTTAGTAAATCTTGTGAGGTTATTGAATGATGCCTTCCTCATAGAGCCGCCTATCTATCGATCGAACTCACCTGATGCCCCACAGCTTCCTCCAAAGCCACCCAGCACCAAAATTCTTGTCCTGAGCTCAAGCCAAACAAATGGCCGAAATAACCCTGAACTAATACGTTCGCCTCACTTCCCATCTTCAATCCGTTCTGACACAACAGGAATTATGAAAAATGACACGGGAAATGTTTCCAATATTCCTATGAGATACCAAGCTCCACTACCGATACCACCACAACAGTTATCCGACAGagttccaaaagaagaaacattGGACACAAACATTTCCTCAAGGATCCAGCCAAAATTTGTCTATCCCACGTCGCCATCACCTCCGAGCTATTTATCTAGATCAGACCAGGGACAAAATCAGGGGCCAAACCAATCAGTTCCATCACAATATCCTTTTTCAGATAGATCTACACAATTCAGATTACAAACGCAGAACCATAGTCAATCAATCACTGAACTCCTCGAAACCGATTTGATGGATAGAGATGACAGAAGTCAGAAAGTGCCAGATAGCAAGAGCCATAGTTTAACTAGGTTATCCGATAAGATTAACAGATGCTTGTGTGAACTTCCTCCTTACTCACAAGATCGTGTTAATAAGATGAATGGTCAAGCTTCCAAGGTCAGCAAGTTAGGCGAACAGCTCAGCTATCAGAATCAACAAGCATTAGCAAATAAGAATAACCTTGAAAGCCATTTATCttaccttcttcaccaattgACAAGCATAAAAAATTTGAATAATCGATTACAGCAAGCAATAGATGATAATATCAAGGATCACCTGAATGTGcattttggttttgatcAGAAAATGAGTTTGGATGAGGTTGTTATATCGGATTCTGTTTTGACTAATCAGTTATATGAGATAAGCAGTGAAATTAAAGCTAATAATGATTGTATGTCTTTGATTGGGGGCAGCTTCGACAACGAAAATGAGTTAATAGATGATGCAAGCTTTGATACCTGCGTAAAGACAGTAAGAGGCATAGGGAGAGACATTTTTTGGCTAAAATTGATCAAGCATGACATTACAAATAAGATGTCCATATAA
- the CBF5 gene encoding centromere/microtubule-binding protein cbf5 (BUSCO:EOG0926273Q; EggNog:ENOG503NVVD; COG:J): MSKEDFVIKPENVEPSKDTSSWPLLLKNYDKLLVRSGHYTPIPSGCSPLKRDIKSYVSSGVINLDKPSNPSSHEVVAWIKRILRSEKTGHSGTLDPKVTGCLIVCIDRATRLVKSQQGAGKEYVCIVRLHDELKDQKDLGRTLENLTGALFQRPPLISAVKRQLRVRTIYDSNLIEFDNKRGLGVFWASCEAGTYMRTLCVHLGMLLGVGGHMQELRRVRSGAMDENDNLVTLHDVLDAQYVYDNTRDESYLRKIIQPLETLLVGYKRIVVKDSAVNAVCYGAKLMIPGLLRYEEGIEIYDEVVLMTTKGEAIAIGIAQMTSVDLQSCDHGVVAKVKRCIMERDTYPRRWGLGPIAQKKKQMKADGKLDKYGRSNENTPETWKSEYKDHDDEPAPPVPASKLEVPEVQLPKKSTEVIEEDTNEKKEKKDKKEKKEKKDKKEKKEKKEKKRKAEDEESPKKKKSKKE; this comes from the coding sequence ATGTCTAAAGAGGATTTCGTTATCAAGCCAGAGAATGTTGAACCCAGCAAGGACACTTCTAGTTGgccattgttgttgaagaactatGACAAATTATTGGTTAGAAGTGGTCATTATACCCCAATCCCTTCGGGATGCTCCCCTTTGAAAAGAGATATCAAGTCCTATGTTTCATCTGGTGTTATAAACTTGGATAAGCCATCCAACCCTTCTTCCCATGAAGTTGTTGCCTGGATTAAAAGGATCTTGAGATCAGAGAAGACTGGTCATTCTGGTACTTTGGATCCTAAGGTGACCGGTTGTCTTATTGTTTGTATTGATAGAGCTACTAGATTAGTCAAGTCTCAACAAGGTGCTGGTAAAGAGTATGTTTGTATTGTTAGATTACATGACGAGTTGAAAGATCAGAAGGACTTGGGAAGGACTTTAGAGAACTTAACTGGTGCTTTGTTTCAAAGACCTCCATTGATTTCAGCTGTGAAGAGACAGTTAAGAGTGAGAACTATTTACGATTCTAACTTAATCGAATTCGACAACAAGAGAGGATTGGGTGTTTTTTGGGCTTCTTGTGAAGCTGGTACATACATGAGAACCTTGTGCGTTCATTTGGGTATGTTGTTAGGTGTTGGTGGTCACATGCAGGAATTGAGAAGAGTTCGTTCTGGTGCTATGGACGAAAATGATAACCTTGTTACTTTACACGATGTTTTAGACGCTCAATATGTTTATGACAATACCAGAGATGAATCGTACTTAAGAAAGATAATTCAACCTTTGGAGACTTTGTTAGTTGGTTACAAGAGAATTGTTGTCAAGGACTCCGCGGTGAATGCCGTTTGTTATGGAGCTAAATTAATGATCCCAGGTTTATTGCGTTATGAAGAAGGTATCGAAATTTATGATGAAGTGGTTTTGATGACTACTAAGGGTGAAGCGATTGCCATTGGAATTGCCCAGATGACATCCGTTGACTTACAATCTTGTGACCATGGGGTCGTTGCCAAAGTCAAGAGATGCATTATGGAAAGGGACACTTACCCACGAAGATGGGGATTGGGTCCTATTGCTCAGAAGAAAAAGCAAATGAAAGCTGACGGTAAATTAGACAAATACGGAAGATCCAACGAGAACACTCCTGAAACATGGAAGAGTGAGTACAAAGACCATGATGATGAACCAGCACCCCCTGTCCCAGCTTCCAAGTTAGAGGTTCCAGAAGTTCaattgccaaagaaatccACCGAAGTTATCGAAGAAGACACCaacgaaaagaaggagaagaaagacaagaaggaaaagaaggagaagaaagacaagaaagaaaagaaggaaaagaaggaaaagaagcgTAAGgctgaagatgaggaatcaccaaagaagaaaaagtcTAAAAAGGAATAA
- the PEA2 gene encoding Ccoiled-coil polarisome protein (COG:S; EggNog:ENOG503NY9C), with product MIDSEAIMKSAPFQGDSSYNLSNTTPELLKFQLQEEHKSKLAQLENDDSTHQYTYNEDYINSSFNNHLQTKLDEGDILIEEIPSLVSTPGSDSDASEASIDSSRKLNYLNLKVLIENSVFEINKLGTKSLISLNSVKKLKQVLEEKTELKKFYLSKLAVSQQFIANVVDEDVDSSILFKIVKTNNLLNTKLIELSEEIGELSLRLSNHNLSCLLLGYIEDIKISNNMNLNSGNTSANYKLIFDKLIGYVASLSVQKNINLPPPNDENDSAEEKFNWLKKCVDTLISSPVSSTQFGHSLTNLTVPTASSSRENSPRAFGNDVTDMNNTSILNESSIFSINPSNTPDQKILSDYKTALNDLRFSHQYLIKEFEYSRENSLKIIQDYRKRVSALEKELQTQKGHDSPTSTDDNSFSIAVAKDQEIAKLKKQLNLLKIDKLGAQNEDGEDDERIKSMSNGILRKEFKKMVNDIQDQYEIELNQERILRQNLQNELSQLKN from the coding sequence ATGATTGACTCTGAGGCGATAATGAAAAGTGCACCTTTTCAGGGTGATTCAAGCTACAATCTTTCAAACACTACACCAGAGTTATTGAAATTCCAACTCCAGGAAGAGCACAAGTCAAAGCTTGcacaacttgaaaatgatgacTCTACTCACCAATATACCTACAACGAAGACTATAttaattcttctttcaacaatcaCTTGCAAACGAAATTAGATGAGGGTGACATTTTGATTGAAGAGATTCCCAGTTTAGTATCCACTCCTGGAAGTGACTCGGATGCTTCAGAAGCTCTGATTGACTCAAGTAGGAAATTAAATTAtctcaacttgaaggttttaATTGAAAACTCCgtctttgaaatcaataaACTTGGTACAAAGCTGTTGATATCTTTGAACTCAGTTAAGAAGCTCAAACAGGTTTTGGAAGAGAAGACagagttgaaaaagttctACTTGTCTAAATTAGCAGTATCCCAACAGTTCATTGCAAATGTGGTTGACGAGGATGTTGATTCTTCCATTTTATTTAAGATTGTCAAGACCAACAATTTGCTAAACACAAAGCTAATTGAATTAAGTGAAGAAATTGGGGAATTATCTTTGAGATTGAGCAATCATAATTTATCTTGTCTCTTGTTGGGTTatattgaagatatcaaaatATCCAACAACATGAACTTAAATTCTGGGAATACAAGTGCAAACTACAAATTAATTTTTGATAAACTTATAGGCTACGTTGCATCCCTCTCTGTTCAGAAGAATATTAATCTTCCTCCCCCGAATGATGAGAATGATTCTGCCgaagaaaagttcaacTGGCTAAAGAAATGTGTGGATacattgatttcttcaccagTTTCCTCTACTCAATTTGGACATTCATTGACCAATTTGACGGTCCCTACTGCATCTTCCTCAAGAGAAAATAGTCCCAGAGCTTTTGGTAACGATGTAACAGATATGAACAACACATCTATCTTGAACGAGTCTTCAATATTTTCCATCAACCCGTCGAATACTCCTGATCAAAAGATACTTAGCGATTACAAAACTGCTTTAAATGACTTGAGGTTCAGTCATCAGTACTTGATAAAAGAATTCGAGTATTCAAGAGAAAACTCGTTGAAGATTATTCAAGACTACCGTAAAAGAGTTTCTGCCTTGGAAAAAGAACTTCAAACGCAAAAGGGACATGATTCCCCAACTTCCACTGATGATAATAGTTTCTCTATTGCCGTGGCCAAGGACCAAGAAATTGCCAAATTAAAAAAACaattgaatcttttgaaaatAGACAAATTGGGTGCACaaaatgaagatggtgaagacGATGAGAGAATCAAGAGCATGAGCAATGGTATTTTGCGAAAGGAATTCAAAAAGATGGTAAATGACATTCAGGATCAATATGAAATAGAGTTGAACCAAGAAAGGATATTGAGACAGAACCTTCAAAACGAGTTATCTCAGTTAAAGAACTGA
- the APN2 gene encoding Class II abasic (AP) endonuclease (EggNog:ENOG503NUNY; COG:L) — MSSGTSHTKEIYPLDRLDDKQEESIRFVSFNINGVKTLGNYFPWNKLNNNFDKIFQSLKGDIISLQELKLSSGNLSSTNLCNLRKYKSFISLPKLKKGYSGVGLFVRIPEESEDDKVKYNLNVVKAEEGITGYLRINNDTGHHTKFLDLDDNEAIGGYVTNENYEEFDEELALQIDREGRAVVVELASGLVIFSLYCPANSMQTEEGERLKNKFMELLIKRCQNLIKLGKQIMVLGDINISLDLIDQADGINERLNKKLIKYSNDGEAFEKTNHKECVKFKRERFSRMHLSKFVFSPLNVPEITGSERFLYDTTRVFRGRTMEIYTCWNTLNGSRQTNFGSRIDLILTTEAWKNRISKSSHWPFLMGSDHCPIFTDFLLDDNVNLKKMRQAKLSFEAKAFYKIIKHHDISSMFKAVNKRKAHEIEDTKENEVGDSKATKITYQSRKTERKPEQRSIQTYFDMSIEN; from the exons ATGTCTTCTGGCACAAGTCACACAAAGGAAATATACCCCCTAGATCGATTGGATGAtaaacaagaagaaagcaTTAGATTCGTTCTGTTCAATATAAATGGGGTCAAGACTTTGGGTAATTACTTTCCTTGGAACAAGCTTAATAATAACTTTGAcaaaatttttcagtcTTTGAAGGGAGATATCATTTCTTTGCAAGAGTTGAAACTCAGCAGTGGAAAtttatcatcaaccaaTCTTTGCAATTTGCGGAAATACAAATCGTTTATTTCGTtgccaaagttgaaaaaggGGTATAGCGGCGTGGGTTTATTTGTACGAATCCCAGAAGAGAGCGAAGATGACAAAGTAAAATACAATTTGAATGTAGTTAAGGCGGAAGAAGGAATTACAGGATATTTGAGAATAAACAATGATACCGGACATCATAcaaagtttttggacttaGACGACAACGAAGCAATTGGGGGGTATGTGACGAACGAGAATTATGAAGAGTTCGATGAGGAGCTCGCATTACAAATAGATAGAGAAGGGAGGGCAGTCGTGGTTGAACTAGCCAGTGGTTTGGTTATATTTTCGCTTTATTGTCCGGCGAATTCTATGCAAACTGAAGAAGGGGAAAGGTTGAAAAACAAATTCATGGAACTCTTGATCAAGCGCTGTCAGAACTTGATtaaacttggaaagcagATAATGGTGTTAGGCGATATAAATATCAGTTTGGACCTCATAGATCAGGCAGATGGGATTAATGAGAGATtaaacaaaaagttgataaaaTATTCCAACGATGgagaagcttttgaaaAGACTAACCATAAGGAATGTGTTAAGTTCAAGAGAGAGAGGTTCTCTAGAATGCATTTGAGCAAGTTTGTTTTCAGTCCTTTGAATGTTCCCGAAATAACAGGATCAGAGCGATTTCTTTATGACACTACGAGAGTATTTCGAGGACGAACCATGGAAATTTATACTTGCTGGAACACCCTTAATGGATCAAGGCAGACTAATTTTGGATCGCGGATTGATCTCATTTTGACAACGGAGGCTTGGAAGAACAGAATATCAAAATCTTCCCACTGGCCCTTCTTGATGGGTTCTGACCATTGCCCTATATTCACTGATTTTCTATTAGATGACAATGTTAACCTTAAGAAAATGAGGCAGGCCAAGTTGAGCTTTGAAGCTAAGGCATTCTATAAGATTATCAAACATCATGATATATCATCTATGTTCAAAGCAGTGAACAAGAGGAAGGCTCATGAAATTGAGGACACAAAGGAAAATGAAGTCGGTGATTCAAAAGCCACAAAGATCACTTACCAAAGTCGGAAAACTGAAAGAAAACCAGAACAAAGGTCTATACAGACTTATTTCG ACATGTCAATTGAAAACTAG
- the tbp1 gene encoding TATA-binding protein (TBP) (EggNog:ENOG503NUCG; BUSCO:EOG09264HTG; COG:K): MDSLKLPVTPAKAKAFTGPDSLSYPSGISGQQQTGLTKKEETDGIIEPKTESEDGSALGIVPTLQNIVATVNLDCKLDLKTIALHARNAEYNPKRFAAVIMRIREPKTTALIFASGKMVVTGAKSENDSKLASRKYARIIQKLGFNAKFTDFKIQNIVGSCDVKFPIRLEGLAFSHGTFSSYEPELFPGLIYRMVKPKIVLLIFVSGKIVLTGAKQREEIYAAFEAIYPVLSEFRKS; this comes from the coding sequence ATGGATTCATTAAAGCTTCCTGTCACACCCGCTAAAGCCAAAGCATTCACAGGACCCGATTCCTTGTCGTATCCCCTGGGTATAAGTGGGCAACAACAAACCGGACtcaccaagaaggaagaaacAGATGGAATAATAGAACCTAAAACTGAAAGTGAAGATGGTTCAGCCTTGGGTATAGTACCAACGTTACAGAATATAGTTGCTACTGTCAACTTGGATTGCaaattggacttgaagacaATTGCATTGCATGCAAGAAATGCAGAATACAATCCAAAGCGTTTTGCTGCTGTCATTATGAGAATTAGAGAGCCAAAAACGACGGCATTAATTTTTGCTTCTGGTAAAATGGTCGTCACTGGTGCTAAATCTGAAAACGACTCAAAATTGGCTTCAAGGAAGTATGCTAGAATCATCCAAAAGTTGGGTTTCAATGCTAAGTTTACTGACTTCAAGATTCAAAATATAGTTGGTTCTTGTGACGTCAAATTCCCCATTAGATTAGAAGGTTTAGCATTCAGCCATGGTACCTTCTCGTCTTATGAACCGGAATTGTTCCCTGGTTTGATTTACCGGATGGTTAAGCCTAAGAttgttttgttgattttcgTCTCAGGAAAAATTGTGTTAACTGGAGCTAagcaaagagaagaaatttATGCTGCTTTCGAAGCCATTTATCCTGTTTTGAGTGAATTCAgaaaatcttga
- a CDS encoding uncharacterized protein (COG:S; EggNog:ENOG503P3J1) has product MALVFSYMIWIVNSTIFDIKYNEKPTIDEILHTLHNITVRFEMLLKPIKKSDFKAHNFIQMFVMTVLLTPVHLLLINYALSPKKFLWLTGLFVLSYHSPWSYSLRRLLWRSVYVRILVFYLTGLDIKLNMESKSKPINSKSMEHALSDLKVLNKSVESPTRLKQTILFEVLENERRWIGIGWSKLLLPSERSNYCFPHTLIQTVELSQFSPPVFNDDLYSYSWEWLDQKWSIDKEFSKNKNNGWKFFDNSWENGDFIDGFSKFTRSRMWTRRAVLCIDKRTKTVKLTIPMKDPSKGSRVNGKSWKDEKGAFRVKSLGVTKQTAFTKRNAKRLQEDQYKTRLKDLKQEKEDAQKARITELKRRRELQAEKERYEMMATKMHKRKVERLKRKEKRNKLLKER; this is encoded by the exons ATGGCTCTTGTGTTTTCATATATGATTTGGATAGTGAACTCCACCATTTTTGATATAAAATATAATGAAAAGCCGACAATTGACGAGATCTTACACACTTTGCATAATATTACAGTCAGATTCGAAATGCTTCTAAAGCCCATTAAAAAGCTGGACTTTAAAGCTCATAATTTTATTCAAATGTTTGTCATGACTGTGTTGTTGACACCAGTTCATCTACTCCTCATTAACTACGCCTTATCCCCCAAAAAGTTTTTATGGCTAACTGGTCTTTTTGTGTTAAGTTACCACTCCCCGTGGTCGTATTCTTTAAGAAGGTTGCTATGGAGATCTGTCTATGTGAGAATTCTAGTATTTTATCTAACTGGTTTAGATATAAAGCTAAACATGGAAAGTAAGTCCAAGCCTATCAATTCGAAGTCAATGGAACATGCTTTGAGTGActtgaaagttttgaacaagtctGTTGAGTCTCCTACCAGACTCAAACAAACAATCCTATTTGAAGTCTTGGAGAACGAAAGAAGATGGATTGGAATCGGGTGGTCTAAGCTTCTTTTACCAAGTGAAAGGTCAAATTATTGCTTCCCACATACGTTGATCCAAACAGTAGAATTACTGCAGTTTTCACCTCCAGTTTTCAATGACGACTTGTACAGCTATAGTTGGGAATGGCTTGATCAAAAGTGGTCCATAGATAAAGAGTTTAGtaagaacaagaacaacgGCTGGAAGTTTTTTGATAATTCCTGggaaaatggtgatttcatcGATGGATTCTCAAAGTTCACTAGGTCAAGAATGTGGACGAGGAGAGCCGTGTTATGTATTGACAAAAGGACCAAA ACTGTGAAGTTGACTATACCAATGAAGGACCCAAGTAAAGGTTCCAGAGTGAACGgaaagagttggaaagaCGAAAAGGGTGCTTTTAGAGTGAAAAGTCTTGGAGTGACTAAGCAGACTGCATTCACAAAGAGAAATGCTAAAAGACTTCAAGAGGATCAGTATAAGACAAGATTAAAGGATCTTAAACAGGAAAAAGAAGATGCTCAGAAAGCTAGGATAACggaattgaagagaagaagagagtTACAAGCTGAAAAGGAAAGATATGAAATGATGGCAACAAAAATGCATAAAAGAAAAGTagaaagattgaagagaaaagagaagagGAACAAGTTGTTAAAAGAACGTTAA